DNA sequence from the Lycium barbarum isolate Lr01 chromosome 5, ASM1917538v2, whole genome shotgun sequence genome:
CCAACAAGGCGAGTTATGTACGGAAATGCTAGATGCTTGCAAACATTTGACTGGTTTATTTGCCAATTTTGAGTATCTTGTTGACAAGTTCCTGGTTGATCCTTCTCCCAGATGGGAGGATCAGTTAGGCGATGTCGTTCAAAATATCAAGTTCTTCAAGGAAATTGTTGAATTTGAGTACATCTGCAAAGAAGAGAAGGATGTCAGAAGTGATTGTCAAACATCAAAACCTAGCACGCCAATCATTGATGAAGCAGTTGTGGGCTTGGAGGATCAGATAGAAATATTAATGGCACGGCTAACTGGTGGAGAGGACAATCGTAAAATTATTCCTATCATTGGTATGCCAGGGATTGGTAAGACAACACTCGCCAAAAGAATTTACAATGACAGAAGAACTTCAGATCACTTTGATATTCATGCATGGTGTTCTGTTTCTCCTAGACATACGGCGAGTGAGTTGGTGCAAGATATTTTAATATCTATCGTTGATCTTAACGATGACATTTACAAGTCAAAGGAGCTAAATTCTCCTGAACTTGTACACAGACGGTTATTTGAGAGAAGATACCTTATTGTTTTAGATGATATGTGGAACTCTCAAAGACTTGATGAGTTGCAGCGGTGTTTTCCAGATAATCAAAATGGAAGTAGAATTCTAGTTACCTGTGGCCGAAAATGTGAGGGTCCATATTTTGATGAACCTCTTTCGGTTCGCTTGTTGACTCGGGAAGAAAGTTGGGATCTCTTACAAGTGAAGTATAATCACCTTCGCTTCTGTAATCAAGGAGGATGTCTCAAACCCCCAATTCCTAATGAGAAATGTCCTGATAATGTTGGGATGGAAATTGCGGTAAAATGTGGAGGGCTACCTCTGGCCATTGTTCTGGTAGCTGGGTTTCTTGTCAATACAGAGGATGACAAAGATTGGCTAACCATTACTACACAGGCCTTCACTTCAAAAACTTATAGTGCTGAAGGAGACTGCAATGAAATAATAAAATTGAGCTACAAAAATATGCCAGCTTATCTAAGACAATGCTTTCTATATTTTGCAGCATTCCCGGTGAGTACAGAAGTTCCCGTTTCAAAACTAAAATGGTTATGGGTTAGTGAAGGATTTGTAAAGAAAGATGAGATGAAGAAACCAGAGGAGGTAGCAGAAGATTACCTGAATGATCTTATGGGGAGGAGCTTCGTAATGGAAGCCAAAAGAAGTTCAAACGGCAAGCTGAAATCATGTCGCGTTCATGATTGTCTATATCATTTCTGTGGGAGTAGATCTAGAGGCGAACATTTCTTGCCAGTGACATGGCGGGTTTTTGAAGAGAGGGGACACCGAATGGGTTTCTTTGTGGATGACCTTTCTCGCCATTTCCGCACAGTGATATATTCTTCTGAGTACGGCTCCTGGCTAAGTCATCCCTCAGAATGTATTCTATTTCGGATTGGTCAGCTTGTTCGAGTCTTGGATTTGGGGTGCATAGACATTGGCGGTAGCTTTCCTCTGGAAATAGAAAAGCTCGTGCATTTGAGGTTTTTATCACTTAAAGGTGGCATGATTGTCATTCCCTCTTGGATTGCCAAGCTCTGGAACTTAGAAACTTTCCTAGTGAAAGGAAAAGAAGGTGAGATAGCTTTACCAGATACACTCTTCAGTATGATGAGGCTGAGGCATGTACATGTAGATAATTGTACCTTCTCAGATTCCGACTTGCCCCAGTTGGAATGTTTGCAGACCTTATCCACCCCATCTCTTTCTTATGAGACGGGGAACAAAATGAGAAGTTTCCTTTTCCTTCAAAAACTGAGATGCACATTCTTGGAATCTTGGGGTCATTCTGAGAAATCGGGAGGCTCTTGCAATCGATTTCCAGtttttgaattcttgaatcagCTTGAATCACTCAATGTGATTTACCAAGGCAGGGTGCTTCAGCCTTGTGAGTTTAACTTCCCCTCAAACCTTAAGAAATTGACCTTATCAAAGTTTCGGCTTCCATGGGTTGAAATTTCACCGATTGCAGCATTACAAAACCTTGAGGTTTTGAAACTGCTTTTGGAAGCTTTTGAAGGAGAAGAGTGGAATGTCAGTGATGAGGAGTTTCCAAAACTCAAGTTCTTGAAATTGGGAAATCTGAACATTACGCGTTGGAATATATCAGAGGATGCTTTTCCATGCCTAGAGCAAGTAGTGTTGCAAAAATGCAAGCAGCTCATTGAGATTCCTTCTGTCTTTGGTGACTGTTGTTATTCCCTGCAAAAGATTGAGGTGTTTATGTGTGGGGCCGCTGTTTCTCAATCAGCAAGAGAAATTGAGGAAATTCGACATGAAGATTACGCAGACGCAAAATTCAAGGTCACCATTCAGAACCCAAACATGGACTAACAAACTGTCGTCTTTAATCGCCATTACTCACCTGTAAGTAGATTTGAGTTACTTTTTAAGCCTTTTGCATTTTTATTCTAGGCTAGTTTAAATGTTCTATGTTCAAGAATTCATGAGCTTTTAGTACTCTTAAGTCTTGTACAGGCATTGAAATCTGAACGATTAGTACTCAGGGTATTTACTAAAGGAATCTTCTATTCTAAGATATACAAATCGAATCGAAACTTCATAAAGGACCGTTTGGATTTCTTTTTCAATCTTGGTTATTTGAAGAAATTGACTGCTgggagaaaaatgaaataaagagaTTTGGGAGAAAAAGGAAATAGAAAGATATAGGATAAGATTTGAGAAATTATGGGGAAAGTAACTGACAAAAATCTTCTAAAGAGAGGAGTTTGAAAATTTAAAGCTATTTAAAAAGAAGATTGTGTGGGTATGAGCGAGAAAATGCCATAAATAGTCTCTTATCTATAGGAGTAGGTTtaaaatggtcccttaattatatatttatcgattttagtcctttaactattcaaaaatttatcaaatttggtctccatctatttttttatacaaacaacgtacaaactcataaaccttcgtgagattaatcgttaaaccattcctcagacttatatttctctctccctgcttctttttcctcaagttcattctttaacctcaacttttttcctcaagtggttttgttaaaaaaaaaaaattaaaaaaaccgacggtctcacgtcggtttttttttttttgaaaattaaataatgaaatgtaggaacttggagtcaaacccggctatgttccttggcattaaagggctttaccattagaccactgatattttttgttcatatacttacattgatttaatttatactgttttttcACTCTAAAAATCGACGGACTCcgtttccgtcggtttttttataaaaaaataaaaaaatgacggACTCCAtcagtttattttagaaaataatataacaaataattatattttttcgcgcatttttgtgcaaaaaataatcgacgcagtccgtcagttttcttaaaaaaaatatttaaaaatattattgaaaAAATCGACAGATTCTGTCGGTCTTTCCATCGGTTTTTTTTTCTGTCGATTTTTACCAGTTTttaccagttttttttttttttaaacaagaggagcttgaggaaaaagaattagggagagagaaatataggcctgaggaatggtttaatgattaatctgacgaaggtttatgagtttatacactgtttgtataaaaaaaagatggagaccaaatttgataagtttttggatagttaaaggactaaaatcgGTAActgtatagttaagggaccattttagacctactcccatagataaggggcTCTTTATGGTGCCAAAACTGCCAATTTCTTAAACTTAAGTTATTTTATGCTATTGATTTTCCAACTTGTCATACAGTACCAAATTCTCATGTTTCAGCCTATTTACAAACAGTTTTGGGGTTTTATCCTACTTCGTATATTTCTTTTTCGGGTAATATACTTCAAAATGTTTAGGAGTTCCCTCCAATGTGGCATGCCAACTAGGATTTAaatatagggaaaagggtcaaatatacccctctactttagtttattggctaactttGTCCTCCGTTagccaaaatagtcaaatatacccctcccgttacaagttagggccaaatatacccctaccgttagcaAAGTTTCAAAATACCCCTCATTTTTAACACATTCTCACGTAAGCAAGTCTAGTCATTGGAATTGAGTGACATGAATGTCACAtgacatttaacttattctatgtggtgcCTACGTGGCAATTTTTTAAACAACAatctagaaaattgatttttttaaaacaatctgAAAAAAATaatggcttttattaaaaatttgaaacttttttttgttttaataaaaaccatttctttaaaataattctcgaaaattggatattttagttaaaaaatctggaaaatgatttttttttttaaatctggaaaactgtaaagtattttttttttaaaaagtgtccTAATTTTTTAAAATCTGGATTAATTTTacaaaatctgaaaaactgattttttttaaaaaaatccaattttcgagaatatatttttaaaaaaacgggttttattaaaacaaaaaagtttcagatttttaataaaagccatttttttcagatttgtttttaaaaaaaaataaaattctagattgttttttttttaaattgccaCGTAGGCGTTGAATTTTTAACAATTGTCATGTAAgcaccacatagaataagttaaatgtcaAGTGGCGTCCATGTCACCTAATTTCAATGACTAGACTTGCTTATGTGGGAATATCTTAGaaatgaggggtatttttgaaactttgctaacgataggagtatatttgaccccaacttgtaacgggaggagtatatttgactactttggtTAACTGAGGGCAAAGTTAgctaataaactaaagtagaggggtatatttgacctttCTCCCTTAAATATAAGTTTGGCACCAGAAATTTTTTTTGGTTTACTCCTCTTTTGTTAGATATTTTGTTGTCACCTCTCTAGTTTGTTCTACACCTTTAGAATCAGAACTTCTTGTAAATTACATGGATTTCAAATGACTAAAGACTGTGACCTATATTCCCATTTCCCTCCAATTTGAGACAGATTCTCAGGTACTCTGTACAATGTTACAAAAGGAACACTAATTTACTCACTTTTTATTTTTGACTGCAGGCACTTGATGCGGAGCTGAAGCTTCAGCTGCCACATCGTGTTTACCGTGAGGCCAATATGGTTGCAGATTCCTTGGCGAAGCATGGACTATGCCTAGCTCCTACTGATGACCAGCTTCCAAGGACTTTTACTTTTTAATGTTTCCCCTTGTTTAGTTTACCTGCTTTTAATAAGGATTGCTCAACTGGACTGTGCCTAGCTCCTACTGATGACCAGCTTCCAAGGACTTTTACCTTTAATGTTCCCCCTTGTTTAGTTTACTTGCTTTCAATAAGGATTGCTCAACTGGAATGTGCCTAGTTCCTACTGATGACCAGCTTCCAAGGACTATTACTTTTAATGTTCTCCTTGTTTAGTTTACCTGCTTTCAATAAGGATTGCTCAACTGCTGTGACAGCTCGAGCAACCCCTCCTTGTAATGACTTTGTAAACTTGTTTTAATCTATATATTGCATGTTTGAAGCCCGCAAAAAAAGACTTTTTGCTTAGGTACTTAAATTAACCAACAACTTTTTGGGCAATGAGCATGCCTGTAGGTAGCTGGGGTCGACCATATCCTTTCTAATGTAAGCTCCCCcataatatattttcttttaTATCCTATCTGTTTAGATGTTGATTGGAAAGGAGATACCATCAAGGTTCTAATTGTGTCAAAATTTAGAATACTGGTTGGGCTGCTCTATGGATTTACATCT
Encoded proteins:
- the LOC132640264 gene encoding putative late blight resistance protein homolog R1A-3, producing the protein MELNIYTYQESNIYTYLYDIHTYLYELFNFIENQVVKCGAGTDHRGKLKEELTYLLSLVDRSLSGWRVDEDNDLNALVNRIKILITKARQDLDLLCDIGSSKLDDAICDILEEIWLLKPDMILFLRLLANHPSGVVYLDDIVGGCIESLVDSLVFLLNNKADFVAPFKEDVEVLKGNLICLKGFVSFILENSNHRSGDFSNFLNHVTAVTKKAASCTSYLLCLARKSDDCIGFMPVVLLHSTKPAKSDVTCFYVGGLKLLPSRIMFTRKLDVFAADFVKFMLLAPMTKLYSSSYILVYKDRVQNLQLWLRSLLLHILCHNIHNESLVIFDLVVNEFWSFIYSLDNREMNEDLGNEFDLAISQLVQKMKPLASKILEGAIKIQKPIQLLFSQIDSIGCIDLVSQNLQRLLDNRNDLISPVTHQIEFVMAEIKIFKPFLEANVDQQGELCTEMLDACKHLTGLFANFEYLVDKFLVDPSPRWEDQLGDVVQNIKFFKEIVEFEYICKEEKDVRSDCQTSKPSTPIIDEAVVGLEDQIEILMARLTGGEDNRKIIPIIGMPGIGKTTLAKRIYNDRRTSDHFDIHAWCSVSPRHTASELVQDILISIVDLNDDIYKSKELNSPELVHRRLFERRYLIVLDDMWNSQRLDELQRCFPDNQNGSRILVTCGRKCEGPYFDEPLSVRLLTREESWDLLQVKYNHLRFCNQGGCLKPPIPNEKCPDNVGMEIAVKCGGLPLAIVLVAGFLVNTEDDKDWLTITTQAFTSKTYSAEGDCNEIIKLSYKNMPAYLRQCFLYFAAFPVSTEVPVSKLKWLWVSEGFVKKDEMKKPEEVAEDYLNDLMGRSFVMEAKRSSNGKLKSCRVHDCLYHFCGSRSRGEHFLPVTWRVFEERGHRMGFFVDDLSRHFRTVIYSSEYGSWLSHPSECILFRIGQLVRVLDLGCIDIGGSFPLEIEKLVHLRFLSLKGGMIVIPSWIAKLWNLETFLVKGKEGEIALPDTLFSMMRLRHVHVDNCTFSDSDLPQLECLQTLSTPSLSYETGNKMRSFLFLQKLRCTFLESWGHSEKSGGSCNRFPVFEFLNQLESLNVIYQGRVLQPCEFNFPSNLKKLTLSKFRLPWVEISPIAALQNLEVLKLLLEAFEGEEWNVSDEEFPKLKFLKLGNLNITRWNISEDAFPCLEQVVLQKCKQLIEIPSVFGDCCYSLQKIEVFMCGAAVSQSAREIEEIRHEDYADAKFKVTIQNPNMD